In one Neobacillus sp. CF12 genomic region, the following are encoded:
- the cdaA gene encoding diadenylate cyclase CdaA encodes MPFFEDFTLWKYLASIVDILLVSYVIYKLLNLIKGTKAVQLLKGIVVILLVRVVSEFFGLNTLSWLMQQAIDWGFLAIIIIFQPELRRALEQLGRGRFFSRSSGPDDEEQEKMVDAIVKATDYMAKRRIGALISIERETGMSDYIETGIPLDAKISSELLINIFIPNTPLHDGAVIIQKNNVAAAACYLPLSESPFISKELGTRHRAALGISEVTDSITVVVSEETGNISLTKNGELHRNLSLDGFKELISHDLIVTSTKDKQASSARWNWRGKNNG; translated from the coding sequence ATGCCGTTTTTTGAAGATTTTACTTTATGGAAGTACTTAGCTAGTATTGTTGATATTCTCCTTGTTTCGTATGTCATTTATAAGTTATTAAACCTAATAAAAGGAACGAAAGCTGTACAATTATTAAAAGGAATCGTTGTAATTCTCCTTGTAAGAGTTGTTAGTGAGTTTTTTGGTTTAAACACCCTCAGCTGGTTAATGCAGCAGGCAATAGATTGGGGTTTCCTGGCCATTATCATCATTTTTCAGCCAGAACTTAGAAGAGCCCTTGAGCAATTAGGCAGGGGGCGGTTTTTTTCGAGAAGCAGCGGGCCTGATGACGAGGAACAAGAGAAAATGGTGGACGCAATCGTTAAAGCAACAGATTATATGGCAAAACGTCGTATTGGTGCCTTGATCTCTATTGAGCGGGAAACAGGGATGAGCGATTATATCGAAACAGGTATTCCATTAGACGCTAAAATATCATCTGAATTACTCATAAATATCTTTATTCCGAATACTCCGCTCCATGATGGAGCTGTCATCATTCAAAAGAATAATGTAGCAGCTGCCGCTTGTTATCTTCCTTTGTCAGAAAGCCCTTTTATCTCAAAGGAACTCGGTACAAGACATCGTGCTGCCCTAGGAATAAGTGAGGTAACAGACAGTATTACAGTAGTCGTTTCAGAAGAGACAGGAAATATTTCTTTGACAAAAAATGGTGAACTACACAGAAATCTATCTTTAGATGGTTTTAAAGAGTTAATCTCTCATGACTTGATTGTAACTAGCACAAAAGATAAGCAAGCTTCTTCAGCTCGTTGGAACTGGAGGGGAAAGAATAATGGATAA
- the sigW gene encoding RNA polymerase sigma factor SigW, whose protein sequence is MDALIKKRIKQVIKGDQDAFAEIVEIYSNSIYQLGYRMLGNRHEAEDVAQEAFIRAYVNIKSFNQDLKFSTWLFRIATNLCIDRIRKKKPDYYLDAEVSGTDGLTMYSQLSSNAPLPENELESLELQETVQKEILKLPEKYRSVIVLKYIEELSLNEISEILDMPLGTVKTRIHRGREALRQQLRYV, encoded by the coding sequence ATGGATGCCCTTATAAAAAAAAGAATTAAACAAGTAATAAAAGGCGATCAGGACGCATTTGCTGAAATTGTTGAAATCTATAGTAATAGTATTTATCAACTTGGTTATAGGATGTTAGGGAATCGTCATGAGGCAGAGGATGTTGCACAGGAAGCCTTTATCCGTGCATATGTTAATATTAAATCTTTTAATCAGGATTTAAAATTTTCAACTTGGTTATTTCGGATAGCTACAAACTTATGTATTGACAGGATAAGAAAGAAAAAGCCAGACTACTATTTAGATGCAGAGGTCTCAGGAACGGACGGTCTTACTATGTATTCACAGCTTTCATCGAATGCACCTTTACCTGAGAATGAATTAGAAAGTCTTGAGCTCCAAGAAACCGTGCAAAAAGAAATCTTAAAGTTGCCAGAAAAGTACAGGTCTGTTATTGTTCTAAAATACATTGAAGAGTTGTCACTAAATGAAATAAGTGAAATCCTTGATATGCCATTAGGCACAGTCAAAACGCGTATCCATCGTGGACGCGAAGCATTGCGACAACAATTACGTTATGTTTAA
- a CDS encoding anti-sigma factor, translating to MKCNDEIVNLMHEYLDDEIDPPNEMILREHLKDCKDCETLFNEYKKTIAVVKGTSRMHAPPNFTAKVMASLPKEKKKVGMQRWLRNHPLIAAASLFLVLMLGSVFSTWNQEREFSVSKQENLLVQNDTVIVPAGEVVKGDVIVRNGTLKIEGEVQGDVTVINGEKYLASAGHVTGQIEEVNEVFDWIWYHMKKTAFDVIDIFNKNEE from the coding sequence TTGAAGTGTAATGATGAAATCGTTAACTTAATGCATGAATATCTAGATGATGAAATTGATCCTCCAAACGAGATGATTTTAAGAGAACACCTCAAAGACTGCAAGGACTGTGAGACACTGTTCAATGAATACAAGAAAACAATTGCTGTTGTAAAAGGAACATCTAGAATGCATGCTCCTCCCAATTTTACAGCTAAAGTGATGGCCAGCCTGCCAAAGGAAAAGAAAAAGGTCGGCATGCAAAGATGGTTACGTAATCATCCGCTAATTGCTGCTGCATCTCTATTTTTGGTATTGATGCTGGGGAGTGTATTTTCAACTTGGAATCAAGAACGAGAATTTTCTGTTTCCAAACAGGAAAATTTATTGGTACAAAATGATACAGTGATTGTCCCTGCTGGAGAGGTCGTTAAGGGGGATGTAATTGTTCGAAACGGAACCTTAAAAATTGAAGGTGAAGTTCAAGGAGATGTAACGGTCATAAATGGTGAAAAGTATTTAGCTTCTGCTGGACATGTAACAGGTCAAATTGAAGAGGTTAATGAAGTATTTGATTGGATTTGGTATCACATGAAAAAGACAGCTTTTGACGTAATTGATATCTTTAATAAAAATGAAGAATAA
- a CDS encoding CdaR family protein yields MDKLMDNPWFIKILAILLAILLYSAVPNSGSKSNEINVPGGNTSEILADIPVKAYYDVENLVVTGVPETVEVTIEGPIPHVQSAKALKNFEVFVDITNAKIGNQKVKLEVSGLSDKLKATIKPDTVTVAIQEKVTTEFTVEAEFDNDLIKDGYSAGQPAVKPNKVKITGAKDVIDKITYVKAVLDGRNLLDTTVTKEAQVQVLDKELNKLDVIVEPETVEVTIPVKSNTKTVPINIIEKGTPQEGVTIESISLDVEEAVISADEDVLKETDNVRVEVDVSNITESTTLTLPVIISNGITKVTPETVKVTVVVNSEEEKTVSDIPINVEGLSEQYEAVINDPSNRVINLLVFGSGSIVNGLGSNNFTIFIDVTGLTEGEHNVPIQVNGPPNVNWKPDKSSANITITKDNA; encoded by the coding sequence ATGGATAAATTGATGGATAATCCTTGGTTTATTAAAATATTGGCCATTTTACTGGCAATCCTCCTTTATTCTGCCGTCCCGAATTCTGGGAGTAAGTCTAACGAAATCAATGTACCAGGGGGAAATACATCCGAGATTTTGGCTGATATTCCTGTAAAAGCTTACTATGACGTGGAAAACCTTGTAGTAACAGGAGTACCTGAAACGGTGGAGGTAACCATTGAAGGTCCAATCCCTCATGTGCAATCAGCCAAAGCTTTGAAAAATTTTGAGGTATTTGTTGATATAACCAATGCAAAAATCGGAAATCAAAAAGTGAAATTAGAAGTTAGCGGCTTATCTGATAAATTAAAAGCAACGATCAAACCAGATACAGTAACGGTAGCAATCCAAGAAAAAGTGACCACTGAGTTTACGGTGGAAGCTGAATTTGATAATGATTTGATAAAAGATGGATATTCAGCGGGACAACCTGCCGTTAAGCCAAATAAGGTTAAGATCACCGGCGCTAAAGATGTAATCGATAAAATTACATATGTAAAGGCAGTACTTGATGGTAGAAATCTCCTCGATACTACTGTGACAAAAGAAGCACAGGTACAGGTATTGGACAAAGAATTAAATAAACTGGATGTAATCGTGGAGCCAGAAACGGTAGAAGTTACTATACCTGTAAAAAGCAACACAAAAACAGTTCCAATTAACATCATTGAAAAAGGCACTCCGCAAGAAGGGGTAACGATTGAATCAATTAGTTTAGATGTTGAGGAAGCAGTCATTTCCGCAGACGAGGATGTATTAAAAGAAACTGACAATGTCCGTGTAGAAGTAGATGTAAGTAATATAACGGAAAGTACGACTCTTACATTACCAGTTATTATTTCGAACGGAATTACAAAGGTGACCCCTGAAACGGTAAAAGTGACAGTGGTTGTAAATAGCGAGGAAGAGAAGACTGTTTCTGATATCCCGATAAATGTTGAGGGGTTATCCGAACAATATGAGGCAGTTATCAATGATCCGTCAAATCGAGTAATAAATTTATTAGTATTTGGATCAGGCTCCATAGTAAATGGATTAGGGTCAAACAATTTTACAATATTCATTGACGTAACCGGCCTTACAGAAGGTGAGCATAACGTTCCTATACAAGTGAATGGTCCACCCAATGTAAATTGGAAACCTGATAAATCATCTGCAAATATAACGATAACAAAAGACAACGCATAA
- the rocF gene encoding arginase, translated as MRKLSIIGMPMDLGQMRRGVDMGPSAIRYAGINERLKPLFDEIHDMGDIPIGRPEVVIDKESNLRNLDLVSEKSTLLAEKVDEVIQSGSFPLVLGGDHSIAIGTLAGVSKHYKNLGVIWYDAHGDLNTAETSPSGNIHGMPLAASLGIGHRSLTDIGGYTPKVKPENVVIIGARALDEGEKILIKERGIKVYTMHEIDRLGMAQVIEETIAYLKERTDGVHLSLDLDGLDPNDAPGVGTPVMGGISYRESHLAMEMLEEAQIITSAEFVEVNPILDEKNKTARAAVELMGSLFGEKLL; from the coding sequence ATGAGAAAACTATCTATAATTGGTATGCCGATGGATTTAGGTCAAATGAGACGTGGAGTGGATATGGGGCCTAGCGCTATTCGATACGCGGGGATAAATGAAAGACTTAAACCGTTATTTGATGAAATTCATGACATGGGTGACATACCCATTGGAAGACCTGAAGTGGTAATTGATAAAGAATCTAACTTAAGGAATTTAGATCTTGTATCTGAAAAAAGTACCTTGCTTGCAGAAAAAGTTGATGAGGTCATTCAGTCAGGTTCATTCCCGCTTGTGTTGGGAGGAGACCATAGTATTGCGATTGGAACATTAGCTGGTGTTTCTAAACATTATAAGAACCTTGGGGTTATTTGGTATGACGCACATGGTGATTTAAATACCGCAGAAACATCGCCTTCTGGAAATATACATGGTATGCCTTTAGCTGCAAGTTTAGGAATTGGTCATCGTTCTTTAACAGATATCGGAGGTTATACCCCAAAAGTGAAACCTGAGAACGTTGTCATCATAGGTGCTAGAGCCCTTGATGAAGGTGAAAAGATTTTAATTAAAGAAAGAGGCATTAAAGTTTATACGATGCATGAGATTGATCGACTAGGAATGGCACAAGTGATAGAGGAAACGATTGCCTATCTAAAAGAAAGAACGGATGGCGTTCACTTATCACTAGATCTAGATGGACTTGACCCTAACGATGCTCCAGGTGTAGGAACTCCGGTTATGGGAGGAATTAGTTACCGTGAGAGTCATTTGGCAATGGAGATGCTTGAAGAGGCACAAATCATAACTTCAGCAGAATTTGTAGAAGTTAACCCAATCCTAGATGAAAAAAACAAAACCGCAAGAGCTGCTGTTGAACTGATGGGCTCATTGTTCGGTGAAAAATTATTATAA